One region of Chanodichthys erythropterus isolate Z2021 chromosome 19, ASM2448905v1, whole genome shotgun sequence genomic DNA includes:
- the chrm3b gene encoding muscarinic acetylcholine receptor M3 yields the protein MNLTLSAEPGIFLTNSSPGMRAYLVTAFVPHDVQTDRPANDSLLANLTGSHNGTSPVTYDPLGGHTVWQVVMIVFLCGSLSLVTIIGNILVLVSFKVNKQLKTVNNYYLLSLAFADLIIGVLSMNLYTTYIIMNQWALGNWACDLWLAIDYVASNASVMNLLVISFDRYFSVTRPLTYRAKRTTKRAMTMIGLAWSISFILWAPAILFWQYFVGKRTVKSDECYIQFLSEPITTFCTAIAAFYLPVTIMTVLYWRIYKETENRSKELAGLKGSGNQGNPEEPGSSRSHSSYELHPSSQRNSGKTKAGRLWFWPSSRTSGSGDTDRSSSDSWNNNETAVSIDQSDDDEEEDVEDARPIYSVALEGRGDSDSLQPTDAEARPSRKGCSSAPKDQPSANISHKDAKRFICKTKTQVNKRKKMSLVKEKKAAQTLSAILLAFIITWTPYNIMVLLNAFCDGCIPGTLWALGYWLCYVNSTVNPMCYALCNKTFRTTFRSILLCQWRQKKPNKPQIQQRQPAATYRKQSPD from the coding sequence ATGAACCTGACGCTGAGCGCCGAGCCTGGAATATTCCTGACCAACAGCTCCCCGGGGATGCGGGCCTATCTCGTCACAGCGTTCGTACCACATGACGTCCAGACCGATCGGCCTGCCAACGATTCGCTCCTGGCCAATTTGACCGGCAGCCACAATGGCACGTCGCCAGTGACGTACGACCCGCTCGGCGGCCACACCGTCTGGCAGGTCGTGATGATCGTGTTCTTGTGTGGCTCGCTTTCCTTAGTCACCATCATTGGGAACATCCTGGTCCTGGTGTCGTTTAAAGTCAACAAGCAGTTGAAGACGGTGAACAACTATTACTTGCTCAGCCTGGCGTTCGCCGACCTCATTATCGGTGTGCTTTCTATGAACCTCTACACCACTTACATCATCATGAACCAATGGGCTCTCGGGAACTGGGCGTGTGACTTGTGGCTGGCCATTGATTATGTGGCCAGCAACGCGTCCGTCATGAACCTTCTGGTCATCAGCTTCGACAGGTACTTCTCCGTCACGCGCCCGCTGACGTACCGAGCCAAACGGACCACCAAACGAGCCATGACCATGATCGGACTCGCCTGGTCCATTTCGTTTATCCTATGGGCGCCGGCAATCCTCTTCTGGCAGTATTTCGTGGGAAAACGGACGGTCAAGTCGGACGAATGCTACATCCAGTTCCTCTCGGAGCCGATCACTACGTTTTGTACGGCTATTGCCGCATTCTACCTGCCCGTCACCATCATGACCGTCCTCTACTGGCGGATCTACAAGGAGACAGAGAACCGTTCCAAGGAGCTGGCTGGGTTGAAGGGTTCAGGAAACCAAGGGAATCCGGAAGAACCGGGAAGCTCACGCAGTCATAGCAGTTACGAGCTGCATCCATCCAGCCAGAGAAATTCTGGGAAAACAAAAGCGGGGCGTTTGTGGTTCTGGCCGTCGAGTCGAACATCCGGCAGCGGCGACACGGACCGCAGCAGCAGCGACAGCTGGAATAACAACGAGACGGCCGTGTCTATCGACCAATCGGACGATGACGAAGAAGAGGACGTTGAAGACGCCCGTCCCATCTACTCGGTCGCGCTCGAAGGACGCGGAGACTCCGATAGCCTCCAACCGACGGACGCAGAGGCAAGACCATCCAGAAAGGGATGTTCCTCAGCGCCGAAAGACCAACCCAGCGCCAACATCTCTCACAAAGACGCCAAACGCTTCATCTGCAAGACCAAAACACAAGTCAACAAGCGCAAAAAGATGTCTCTGGTTAAAGAGAAGAAGGCGGCGCAGACGCTGAGCGCCATTCTCCTGGCCTTCATCATCACCTGGACGCCGTATAACATCATGGTCCTGCTGAACGCGTTCTGCGACGGGTGCATCCCCGGCACGCTATGGGCGTTGGGTTACTGGCTGTGTTACGTCAACAGCACGGTCAATCCCATGTGTTACGCTCTCTGCAACAAAACCTTCCGCACCACCTTCAGATCCATTCTGCTGTGTCAGTGGCGTCAGAAGAAACCCAACAAACCGCAGATCCAGCAGAGACAGCCGGCGGCGACCTACCGGAAACAAAGTCCGGATTGA